One window of the Podospora pseudocomata strain CBS 415.72m chromosome 7, whole genome shotgun sequence genome contains the following:
- a CDS encoding hypothetical protein (COG:S; EggNog:ENOG503NXIJ) has translation MPSSLSDSSELGITKHAEHGGCAVKVNTAPYVNPTKESQSSLLKRFVRSNRWTPPWCRQQQGREFRYNSGIVLLSAFASAVAAANLYYTYPVLNKAADDFGVSYEKAALIPQLLQGGYGLGILFLCPLGDVFRLRPLIITLTLATTCTWLGLCLSSNFELFTTLSFLTGFVTVSPQILLPLIGTLAPPAQRATAVSLVLAGMMMGLAVPRVIAGIVTQYTPWRNIYWVALGLQCILVALMWLFFPDYPRPDPNNTQTFSRKYMNILGSIIRMMVTQPILAYGCLVTFLVNAVQASFWTTLTAHLAGPPFHFGPLNIGLFSMIGIGTTILIPVYAHFVIERFAPWFSTINGLLLTIVTVALDCYTENVLKIGGPILQALGVDFGVQLGSVAYRAAVYKELPANRANVIFTACAFIGQLVGTSIGNTVYARSGWSNVGIFHIGFALVTMGVIFLRGPKEKGWFGWTGGAGLRLENGGSKQKEEGSESDDNLAKDFHVHEGAGSDWLQFDELQGAYEDCVISGGGIRHLGRILKEVLSDLIWQARPNVEARSQVVNVAMVGGLQDKEQRRAIRVTV, from the exons ATGCCCTCGTCTCTTTCTGATAGCAGTGAGCTTGGCATCACCAAGCACGCCGAACACGGTGGGTGCGCCGTCAAGGTCAACACTGCTCCATACGTTAACCCTACCAAAGAATCACAATCCTCCCTTCTCAAAAGATTTGTCAGAAGCAATCGGTGGACGCCACCATGGTGTCGCCAACAACAAGGGCGGGAATTTAGATACAATTCTGGTATTGTCTTGCTATCCGCCTTCGCCAGCGCCGTGGCGGCCGCCAACTTGTACTACACCTATCCTGTCCTCAACAAAGCCGCCGACGATTTTGGTGTCAGCTATGAAAAGGCCGCTCTCATTCCCCAGCTGTTACAGGGCGGGTACGGCCTCGGCATCCTATTCCTCTGCCCCCTCGGGGACGTGTTTCGACTCCGgcccctcatcatcactctgaCCCTTGCAACCACTTGCACTTGGCTCGGGTTGTGTTTAAGCTCCAACTTTGagctcttcaccaccctgaGCTTCCTGACTGGCTTTGTGACGGTGAGCCCTCAAATTCTACTCCCACTCATTGGCACACTCGCGCCACCGGCACAACGAGCCACGGCTGTCTCCCTCGTCTTGGCcggcatgatgatgggcctGGCAGTCCCTCGTGTCATCGCTGGCATCGTCACGCAATATACGCCCTGGCGTAACATCTACTGGGTTGCTCTCGGCCTCCAGTGCATCCTTGTTGCCCTGATGTGGCTTTTCTTCCCCGACTATCCACGACCagaccccaacaacacccagaCCTTCTCCCGCAAATACATGAATATTCTGGGGAGCATCATCCGCATGATGGTCACACAACCGATTCTGGCCTACGGCTGTCTTGTGACCTTCCTGGTCAACGCTGTTCAGGCATCCTTCTGGACAACTCTGACAGCCCACCTCGCCGGCCCACCCTTCCACTTTGGACCCCTCAACATTGGCCTCTTTTCCATGATCGGCAtcggcaccaccatcctgATCCCTGTGTACGCTCATTTCGTGATTGAACGGTTTGCGCCTTGGTTTTCGACCATCAACGGACTGTTGCTGACCATCGTGACGGTTGCCTTGGACTGCTACACCGAGAATGTGCTGAAGATCGGGGGACCTATACTGCAGGCATTGGGCGTCGACTTTGGGGTACAGTTGGGAAGTGTGGCCTATCGAGCGGCTGTGTACAAGGAGCTGCCGGCCAATCGGGCCAACGTTATTTTTACCGCCTGCGCATTCATCGGACAGCTGGTTGGTACCAGCATCGGGAACACTGTATATGCCAGGAGCGGTTGGTCAAATGTTGGAATTTTCCACATTGGGTTTGCTTTGGTGACGATGGGGGTTATATTTTTGAGGGGgccaaaggaaaaggggtggtttggatGGACAGGGGGAGCTGGGCTGCGGTTGGAAAATGGTGGTTCGAAacaaaaggaggagggttctGAGTCGGATGACAATTTGGCAAAA GATTTCCATGTTCACGAAGGCGCAGGAAGTGATTGGTTACAGTTTGACGAGCTCCAGGGTGCCTATGAAGACTGTGTAATTTCTGGGGGTGGAATTAGGCACCTTGGGCGGATCCTCAAAGAAGTGTTATCAGACTTGATCTGGCAAGCCAGGCCCAATGTGGAGGCAAGGAGTCAAGTGGTCAATGTAGCCATGGTTGGAGGCTTGCAAGACAAGGAGCAAAGGCGAGCAATTAGGGTAACAGTATAG